From a single Streptomyces sp. NBC_00377 genomic region:
- a CDS encoding ATP-binding protein, translating into MRDPLSVLTDAFTSFLFGKVETTRLPVRTSTGQAQAVYLPTAAPGLGDSGVIIGREVYSGKGYIYDPFQLYGQQLPAPHWLVLGESGNGKSALEKTYVLRQLRFRDRQVVVLDAQGEDGVGEWNLIAQALGITPIRLDPTAALDHGIRLNPLDPSITTTGQLALLRTIIEVAMGRGLDERSGFALKVAHAYVNETIVERQPVLTDIVEQLRHPEPESAEAMNVATDDVRAWGLDVALVLDRLVDGDLRGMFDGPTTVGIDLDAPLIVFDLSHIDRNSIAMPILMAIVGVWLEHTWIRPDRKKRIFLVEEAWHIINSPFVAQLFQRLLKFGRRLGLSFVAVVHHLSDVVDGAAAKEAAAILKMASTRTIYAQKADEARATGRVLGLPRWAVEIIPSLTPGIAVWDVNGNVQVVKHLVTETERPLVFTDRAMTESSTDRTMSDDDALLAAELEQERRAAAFMEQHLADLDGSSESTVA; encoded by the coding sequence ATGCGGGATCCGCTGTCCGTCCTCACGGACGCCTTCACCTCGTTCCTCTTCGGCAAGGTCGAGACGACCCGGCTGCCGGTACGCACCTCCACGGGCCAGGCCCAGGCGGTGTACCTGCCCACGGCCGCTCCCGGCCTCGGCGACTCGGGCGTCATCATCGGCCGCGAGGTCTACTCCGGAAAGGGCTACATCTACGATCCCTTCCAGCTGTACGGCCAGCAGCTCCCGGCCCCGCACTGGCTGGTCCTCGGTGAGTCCGGCAACGGCAAGTCGGCGCTCGAGAAGACCTACGTCCTGCGCCAGCTGCGCTTCCGCGACCGCCAGGTCGTCGTCCTGGACGCCCAGGGCGAGGACGGCGTCGGCGAATGGAACCTCATCGCGCAGGCGCTGGGAATAACTCCTATCCGCCTGGACCCGACGGCCGCCCTGGACCACGGCATCCGCCTCAACCCCCTGGACCCGTCGATCACCACGACCGGCCAGCTCGCACTCCTGCGCACCATCATCGAGGTGGCGATGGGCCGCGGCCTGGACGAGCGCTCCGGCTTCGCGCTCAAGGTCGCCCACGCCTACGTCAACGAGACGATCGTGGAACGCCAGCCGGTCCTGACCGACATCGTCGAACAGCTGCGCCACCCGGAACCGGAGTCGGCGGAGGCGATGAACGTCGCCACAGACGATGTACGGGCCTGGGGTCTGGACGTGGCGCTGGTCCTGGACCGTCTGGTCGACGGTGACCTCAGGGGCATGTTCGACGGACCCACGACGGTGGGCATCGACCTGGACGCCCCCCTGATCGTGTTCGATCTGTCCCACATCGACCGCAACTCCATCGCCATGCCGATCCTGATGGCGATCGTCGGCGTCTGGCTGGAACACACCTGGATCCGCCCCGACCGGAAGAAGCGCATCTTCCTGGTCGAGGAGGCGTGGCACATCATCAACAGCCCGTTCGTGGCCCAGCTGTTCCAGCGACTGCTGAAGTTCGGCCGGCGCCTCGGCCTGTCGTTCGTGGCGGTCGTGCACCACCTGTCCGACGTGGTGGACGGAGCGGCGGCGAAGGAGGCGGCGGCCATCCTGAAGATGGCGTCCACCCGGACGATCTATGCCCAGAAGGCGGACGAGGCGAGGGCCACGGGCCGGGTCCTCGGCCTGCCGAGGTGGGCGGTGGAGATCATCCCCAGCCTCACCCCGGGCATCGCCGTCTGGGACGTCAACGGCAATGTGCAGGTGGTGAAACACCTGGTCACCGAGACGGAACGACCACTCGTCTTCACCGACCGGGCGATGACGGAGTCCTCCACCGACCGCACCATGTCCGACGACGACGCACTGCTCGCCGCCGAACTGGAACAGGAGCGACGGGCGGCGGCCTTCATGGAACAGCACCTGGCCGACTTGGACGGCTCGTCCGAGTCGACGGTGGCGTAG
- a CDS encoding MarR family winged helix-turn-helix transcriptional regulator translates to MGDTPGTVGTGIGGEPTLDEQIAAYQREFRDLDPQVEKIVSALSRLNRRMNVAYGRQTADLGISNAEWEVLKALVLSGVPYRLGPSDLAKRLGLTPAAMTHRIDRMVGEGLVTRERDESNRVRVIVELTPEGREKWLEAMHMATVFEEDLLQDLSGDERTVLGEVLTRLLRRVEHAQPDAGGRLTDLD, encoded by the coding sequence ATGGGCGACACCCCCGGCACGGTCGGCACCGGCATCGGCGGCGAGCCGACCCTCGACGAGCAGATCGCGGCCTATCAGCGCGAGTTCCGGGACCTCGATCCCCAGGTCGAGAAGATCGTCTCGGCGCTGTCCCGCCTCAACCGCCGGATGAACGTCGCCTACGGCCGTCAGACCGCGGACCTCGGCATCAGTAACGCCGAGTGGGAGGTCCTCAAAGCCCTCGTCCTCTCCGGCGTCCCCTATCGTCTCGGGCCCAGTGATCTGGCCAAGCGCCTCGGCCTGACGCCGGCCGCGATGACCCACCGCATCGACCGCATGGTCGGCGAGGGACTGGTGACCCGTGAGAGGGACGAGTCCAACCGCGTGCGCGTGATCGTCGAGCTGACGCCCGAGGGTCGCGAGAAGTGGCTGGAGGCGATGCACATGGCGACCGTCTTCGAGGAGGATCTGCTCCAGGACCTCTCCGGGGACGAGCGGACGGTCCTGGGCGAGGTCCTGACCAGGCTCCTGCGCCGGGTGGAGCATGCGCAGCCGGACGCCGGCGGTCGGCTCACCGATCTCGACTGA
- a CDS encoding GNAT family N-acetyltransferase gives MYTYVVRVVRAEEWASVKALRLLALEDPAAPLAFLETYETAAERPDSFWQKRAADAAAEGAGTVRQFIAQAEDGQWAGTATVLVEEAGSVDWAGFPVERRQGHVVGVFVRKEWRGSGMTQALLGAALEWAWELGLERVRLIVHERNLRAQGAYRKAGFTPTGRTVPMAEGSEENEYEFVVEGPGPSDR, from the coding sequence ATGTACACGTATGTGGTTCGGGTTGTTCGGGCCGAGGAGTGGGCCTCGGTCAAGGCGCTGCGGTTGCTCGCGCTCGAGGATCCTGCGGCGCCGCTCGCCTTCCTGGAGACCTATGAGACGGCTGCGGAGCGGCCCGACTCCTTCTGGCAGAAGCGGGCGGCCGACGCGGCTGCCGAGGGGGCCGGCACGGTACGGCAGTTCATCGCCCAGGCGGAGGACGGCCAGTGGGCGGGGACAGCCACCGTGCTCGTGGAGGAGGCGGGGAGCGTGGACTGGGCCGGTTTCCCCGTCGAGCGGCGGCAAGGGCATGTCGTCGGCGTCTTCGTGCGCAAGGAGTGGCGGGGAAGCGGGATGACGCAGGCCCTTCTCGGCGCTGCGCTGGAGTGGGCGTGGGAGCTGGGACTCGAGCGGGTGCGGCTCATCGTCCACGAGAGGAACCTTCGGGCACAGGGGGCCTACCGCAAGGCGGGATTCACGCCGACCGGACGGACCGTCCCGATGGCGGAGGGGTCCGAGGAGAACGAGTACGAGTTCGTCGTCGAGGGCCCCGGACCGTCAGACCGGTAG
- a CDS encoding type VI secretion protein codes for MRPGDEQRRDNPAHSQGGIPDGLLVGILAFLLGMTLLVWTATGLAGLFAHGSWPTGVTFTRTPLAMRHLVAQPHDVPGAWPEAPAAALSGYGLFWGLLIGQLMILLVLTVFVMGTLARWRAVRAGKRPTPGPLREAPGPPAHHEVPTQRSETGPHPQAEPLVPTPTEPSRPARTAQRSSPPPPPPPSASPSSLSQPTAAADPFADVPAGKAAGWQASTRFEGAAHYAPPHMRRATAIQAVRDADGPALIVTSSPALWQETKDARAKLGPVHLYDPGHLCDTPARLHWSPTAGCEDKQTATARATALLTPVRPTSRLDQAVSDTAETLLRSYLHAAAIDGRTIRHVHRWAQGTGVQEAVRTLRTSPKAAPGAAGELEAALTAHPERRDIAQELTARALSALSTVNIREACTPNRTDALALDSFVDEGGTLYVLGESIEDPRTSPGAMPLLTALVSSVVERGRRMAERSSSGRLDPPMSLVLDDVAAVAPIPQLPDLLATGTDRGLPTLALLRSREQAKARWPHHELPV; via the coding sequence ATGAGACCGGGAGACGAGCAGCGCCGCGACAACCCCGCCCACAGCCAGGGAGGGATCCCCGACGGGCTGCTGGTCGGCATACTCGCGTTCCTGCTCGGGATGACCCTCCTGGTCTGGACGGCGACCGGCCTTGCCGGCCTCTTCGCCCACGGCTCCTGGCCCACCGGCGTCACCTTCACCCGCACGCCGCTGGCCATGCGCCACCTGGTCGCCCAGCCCCACGACGTCCCCGGCGCCTGGCCCGAGGCACCAGCGGCCGCTCTCTCGGGCTACGGGCTGTTCTGGGGCCTGCTGATCGGCCAGCTGATGATCCTGCTGGTCCTCACGGTCTTCGTGATGGGCACGCTCGCCCGCTGGCGGGCCGTACGAGCGGGCAAGCGCCCGACACCCGGCCCCCTCCGGGAAGCCCCGGGGCCACCGGCCCACCACGAGGTGCCGACCCAGCGGAGCGAGACGGGGCCGCACCCGCAGGCGGAGCCGCTCGTACCGACGCCGACCGAGCCCTCCCGGCCGGCCCGGACCGCACAGCGCTCCTCACCTCCACCCCCACCCCCGCCCTCGGCCTCCCCCTCCTCCTTGTCCCAGCCCACCGCAGCCGCCGATCCGTTTGCCGACGTCCCTGCCGGAAAGGCGGCCGGCTGGCAGGCTTCGACCCGCTTCGAGGGCGCCGCGCACTACGCCCCGCCGCACATGCGCCGCGCGACCGCGATCCAGGCCGTCCGGGACGCCGACGGCCCCGCCCTCATCGTCACCTCCAGTCCGGCCCTCTGGCAGGAGACCAAGGACGCCAGAGCCAAGCTGGGCCCGGTCCACCTGTACGACCCGGGCCACCTCTGCGACACCCCGGCGCGTCTCCACTGGTCCCCCACCGCGGGCTGCGAGGACAAACAGACCGCGACCGCGCGCGCGACGGCGCTCCTCACCCCCGTCCGTCCCACCTCCCGGCTCGACCAGGCGGTCAGCGACACCGCCGAGACGCTCCTGCGCAGCTATCTGCACGCGGCGGCGATCGACGGCCGGACCATCCGCCACGTCCACCGATGGGCCCAGGGCACCGGTGTCCAGGAAGCGGTCCGCACGCTCCGCACCAGCCCCAAGGCGGCCCCAGGGGCGGCCGGCGAACTGGAGGCCGCTCTCACCGCTCACCCCGAGCGCCGGGACATCGCCCAGGAACTGACCGCCCGTGCCCTCTCCGCCCTCTCCACGGTGAACATCCGCGAGGCCTGCACTCCCAACCGAACTGACGCCCTCGCCTTGGATTCCTTCGTGGACGAAGGGGGAACTCTTTATGTGCTCGGTGAATCCATCGAGGACCCCAGGACCAGTCCCGGCGCCATGCCGCTCCTGACGGCCCTCGTCTCCAGCGTGGTCGAGCGCGGCCGGCGCATGGCCGAACGGTCATCCTCCGGTCGCCTCGACCCACCAATGTCCCTGGTCCTCGACGATGTGGCGGCCGTGGCCCCGATCCCCCAGCTCCCGGACCTTCTGGCCACCGGAACGGACCGGGGCCTGCCCACCCTGGCCCTGCTCCGCTCCCGCGAACAGGCCAAGGCCCGCTGGCCCCACCACGAACTACCGGTCTGA